The DNA region GAGATGGTGATGCCGGGCGACAACGTGGAGCTTTTGATCGAGTTGATCACGCCGATCGCGATGGAGAAAGAGCTTCGTTTCGCGATTCGTGAGGGCGGCCGTACGGTGGGCGCCGGCGTGGTGACCGAGATTATTGAATAAGACGAGATTCGACACCCGGCCGTGACCTGCAGAGGGCTTGCGGCCGGGTGTCGGTTAAAGACTGGAAAATGGAGTCCTAAAAAAGAGGGGGTAGAGCGCCCGCCTCTTTGTATTGTTTGTAACTGGTTTGAATTTAATGAGATACGGCGTAGTCAGCCGGGTTTTCATCGATCCGGCGCACGGTCGGATCAAAACCTGAAAGGTCAGCTCAATGCGGGTCAAGATCACTCTGGCGTGTCAGACAT from bacterium includes:
- the tuf gene encoding elongation factor Tu (EF-Tu; promotes GTP-dependent binding of aminoacyl-tRNA to the A-site of ribosomes during protein biosynthesis; when the tRNA anticodon matches the mRNA codon, GTP hydrolysis results; the inactive EF-Tu-GDP leaves the ribosome and release of GDP is promoted by elongation factor Ts; many prokaryotes have two copies of the gene encoding EF-Tu), coding for EMVMPGDNVELLIELITPIAMEKELRFAIREGGRTVGAGVVTEIIE